AGGGGAATCGACCATAGAAACAGGAATAGAAACCAGGGGATGAGGAAGGGAGCGCCGCCGTTCTGGGCGATGACTCGTGGAAATCTCCAGATATTTCCCGTTCCGACAGCCATTCCGAGAGCGGCGAGCAGGAGTGACCATCGAGATGTGAAAACTTCTTTCAAGGCAGGTGCACCTTCTAGTCAAATATTCGCTGTTCCAGTAGTCTCTATCTTCAGAATCCTCTATTCCAGTATCCTGATATTGATCGCGTCTCCGATCTCTATAGAATCGACCGTCTCCATACCGCTGACGACTTTTCCGATAATGGTATACCTGCCGTTGAGGTGCGGCTGTGCCATATGGGTGATGAAGAACTGGCTTCCCGGCGTATCCTTGCCCGCGTGGGCTACTCCCACAGTGCCTCTTTCATATCTGTGAGTGTTGAACTGGCTTCTGAGGAAATATCCCGCGTCTCCCCATCCGTCGCCCCTGGGGCAGCCGCCCTGAACGACGAATCCCGGAACGACCCTGTGGAAGTTCAACCCCCGGTAAAACCCCTCTTCCGCCAGATCCAGAAAGCTGCGGACGATGCACGGAGCATCGTCACCAAACAGCTCTATACCGATCACACCCCTGGACGTCACCAGCTCGATCCTTACATCGCCGAATGGCAGTACCGGACCTGCCGATCTCGGAGAGCCACGTTCCCAGCCTCTAGCGAGCATCGGGTCAGGAGTGAATTTCAGGCCGAATCCGGAAGCAGCATCAGTCGCGGCCTTCGGTATCCTGGGGTCCGTTTCGGTGAGCGCGGTCTTGAGAAGATGAATTATCGTGCCCCTGTCATCCACACTCAGATCCTGGCATTCAGAAAGGTGGGACAATGCGTTGATGACGGAAAGTTTGATATCTGATGAAAGTCTTCCCGAAGATTCATTGAATATCCTGACGAGATCGTTGACGATTTTCGAGGAGACAGTTTTTCCCAATGCTTCTATCGCGAGCGAGGCGACCACCCAGTCGTCGCCACCGGCTGCTTCGATAAGTGCGTCAGCAGGGATTCTTCCGCCTTCTGTCTCCACGAGAAGCTGTTCGGGCTCGGGCCACTTCCC
The nucleotide sequence above comes from Candidatus Latescibacterota bacterium. Encoded proteins:
- a CDS encoding peptidylprolyl isomerase translates to AIRLAAAEALGRLKEKNAVEFLSRMMLSDERMGSIKAAEALSRIGSKKAAEKLEKILQPDGAYINDPYLKTIALQGIASNGDKKFFDKVVPFLDDESSMVRTAAIIAVAGTGRKKARDHLLRMFAEGNHYDRLVAAEYLGASGDPRDLPLLIETLDSRTDHFSREGAASGLGKWPEPEQLLVETEGGRIPADALIEAAGGDDWVVASLAIEALGKTVSSKIVNDLVRIFNESSGRLSSDIKLSVINALSHLSECQDLSVDDRGTIIHLLKTALTETDPRIPKAATDAASGFGLKFTPDPMLARGWERGSPRSAGPVLPFGDVRIELVTSRGVIGIELFGDDAPCIVRSFLDLAEEGFYRGLNFHRVVPGFVVQGGCPRGDGWGDAGYFLRSQFNTHRYERGTVGVAHAGKDTPGSQFFITHMAQPHLNGRYTIIGKVVSGMETVDSIEIGDAINIRILE